The following proteins come from a genomic window of bacterium:
- a CDS encoding fibronectin type III domain-containing protein produces the protein MKHRKRIPVLVILSAVVILAVSVTAQAQEVLNYTWTAPTTGSPVDHYVVQHSEDGGAWVTVQDTQMTNSYALTAVYDVEHRVRVAGVDAEGRQGPWSIASEPYTPTLGAPGQPGQPIAVF, from the coding sequence ATGAAGCACAGGAAACGCATCCCCGTACTCGTGATCCTGTCCGCAGTCGTGATCCTGGCCGTCAGCGTGACGGCGCAGGCCCAGGAGGTCTTGAACTATACCTGGACAGCTCCGACCACAGGCTCGCCGGTCGACCATTACGTCGTCCAGCATTCAGAGGACGGTGGCGCCTGGGTGACGGTCCAGGACACCCAGATGACCAATTCCTACGCACTCACCGCAGTCTACGACGTCGAACACCGCGTTCGCGTCGCCGGCGTGGACGCCGAAGGCCGCCAGGGACCATGGTCCATCGCCTCGGAGCCCTACACGCCCACCCTGGGCGCGCCGGGACAGCCGGGACAGCCGATCGCGGTCTTCTAG
- a CDS encoding lamin tail domain-containing protein, translating into MRNTSHRESGRLGWIPILILLVAAIGAVSAQAAVLINEVDADTPGTDMLEFIELYGTPNEALDGLVVVMYNGNGDVSYGAYDLDGFTLDANGFFLLGNTDVVPTPSIIFASNGVQNGADAVALYTGNGTDFPTGTAVTATNLIDALVYDTDDADDTGLLGVLTPGQPQINEFENGTGTTDSMQRIPDGGGGALVTTSYVVQAPTPGVTNGGILPQPPQVTNVYHRSLLPIPGEAVTVYADATDSDGTISSVTLYYQLNGGGFTTTPMTLDSGDTYTGALPSNADGTVVDYYVEATDNDMQTATNPADAPVSFYSYTVAPELVTPIAFVHADSAGYDGTTIMVQGQVYIPGNYQADGTSVSAYVQDASGRGLNIFGTYYSTGMDLLNDTSNIVKVSGRVDYYYTTLELVNYEVELVSTGNPVLTPTVKTTAAAALPINEGTYTGTTGNITAIATTGGGNPAYNFTVTDGSGDVVIRIDEDIAAGMDTWLVGDELVAAGAGGTYSAQGQIIVGLPTDIVNNGQAPDTFPPELVSATLAAPTEVTLQFNEAIDDITGNTPGNYEVYETATPGNTIAVTGAVVQLDPTVVVLTLASSASGTAHTVRINNVEDLAGNPIAANTTADIIEPVLAEIVITEIMQNPLHTSDAVGEWFEVHNFGGSAVDMNGWTIQDLDYDNHLIDNGGPLVINPGEYKVFCVNADTMTAEGVTPFYQYTGIALGNGADELFLLDTDLNTIDVVAWDNGVTFPDPNGLSMQWNETGDNSLGVNWGIGGPIFGSGDFGTPGAPNDVSTAVDDSPSLATLLGRNYPNPFNPKTSFSFMLDRADHVSLRVFDIRGRQIRSIVDTDLGAGDYANVYSWDGRDESGRPVNSGTYFYRLTTGSGYSRAMKMTLLK; encoded by the coding sequence ATGCGCAACACCTCTCACCGCGAAAGCGGCCGTCTCGGCTGGATCCCCATCCTGATCCTGCTGGTCGCCGCGATCGGGGCCGTTTCAGCCCAGGCCGCCGTCCTCATCAACGAGGTCGACGCCGACACGCCCGGGACCGACATGCTGGAGTTCATCGAGCTGTACGGTACGCCGAACGAAGCTTTGGACGGCCTGGTCGTGGTCATGTACAACGGCAACGGCGACGTCTCCTACGGCGCCTACGACCTCGACGGCTTCACCCTCGACGCCAACGGCTTCTTCCTGCTCGGCAACACCGATGTCGTTCCCACGCCTTCGATCATCTTCGCCTCCAACGGCGTGCAGAACGGCGCCGACGCGGTGGCCCTCTACACCGGCAACGGCACCGACTTTCCCACCGGCACGGCCGTGACGGCGACCAACCTGATCGACGCCCTCGTCTACGACACGGACGACGCCGACGACACGGGACTGCTGGGCGTGCTGACGCCGGGCCAGCCCCAGATCAACGAATTTGAGAACGGCACAGGCACCACCGACTCCATGCAGCGCATCCCCGACGGCGGCGGCGGCGCCCTGGTCACCACCTCATACGTCGTACAGGCGCCGACGCCCGGCGTCACCAACGGCGGCATCCTGCCCCAGCCGCCCCAGGTGACCAACGTCTACCACCGCTCGCTGCTGCCCATCCCCGGCGAGGCCGTGACGGTCTACGCCGACGCCACCGACAGCGACGGCACGATCAGCTCGGTCACCCTGTACTACCAGCTCAACGGCGGCGGCTTCACCACCACGCCCATGACCCTGGACAGCGGCGACACCTACACTGGCGCGCTCCCGTCCAACGCCGACGGCACCGTGGTCGACTACTACGTCGAGGCCACGGACAACGACATGCAGACCGCCACCAATCCCGCGGACGCACCGGTCAGCTTCTACAGCTACACCGTCGCCCCCGAACTCGTCACGCCCATCGCCTTCGTGCACGCCGACTCGGCCGGCTACGACGGCACGACCATCATGGTCCAGGGCCAGGTCTACATTCCCGGCAACTACCAGGCCGACGGCACGTCGGTGAGCGCCTATGTCCAGGACGCCTCGGGACGCGGCCTCAACATCTTCGGGACCTACTACAGCACCGGCATGGACCTGCTCAACGACACGTCCAACATCGTGAAGGTGAGCGGCCGCGTGGACTACTACTACACCACGCTCGAGCTGGTGAACTACGAGGTCGAACTGGTCAGCACCGGCAACCCGGTCCTCACTCCCACGGTGAAGACCACCGCCGCCGCCGCATTGCCCATCAACGAGGGCACCTACACCGGCACCACCGGCAACATCACCGCCATCGCCACAACCGGCGGCGGCAACCCCGCCTACAACTTCACCGTCACCGACGGCTCGGGCGACGTCGTGATCCGCATCGACGAGGACATCGCCGCCGGCATGGACACCTGGCTGGTGGGCGACGAACTGGTCGCCGCCGGCGCGGGCGGCACCTACTCCGCGCAGGGCCAGATCATCGTCGGCCTGCCCACGGACATCGTGAACAACGGCCAGGCGCCGGACACGTTCCCGCCGGAACTGGTCAGCGCCACGCTGGCCGCGCCCACCGAGGTCACCCTGCAGTTCAACGAGGCCATAGACGACATCACCGGCAACACCCCCGGCAACTACGAGGTCTACGAGACCGCGACACCCGGCAACACCATCGCGGTGACCGGCGCCGTCGTGCAGCTCGACCCCACCGTCGTCGTGCTGACCCTGGCGTCCAGCGCCAGCGGCACGGCGCACACCGTGCGCATCAACAACGTGGAAGACCTGGCCGGCAACCCGATCGCCGCGAACACCACCGCGGACATCATCGAGCCCGTGCTGGCCGAGATCGTGATCACCGAGATCATGCAGAACCCGCTGCACACGTCCGACGCGGTCGGCGAATGGTTCGAGGTCCACAACTTCGGCGGCAGCGCCGTGGACATGAACGGCTGGACCATCCAGGACCTGGACTACGACAACCACCTGATCGACAACGGCGGCCCGCTGGTCATCAACCCCGGCGAGTACAAGGTCTTCTGCGTCAACGCCGACACCATGACGGCCGAGGGCGTCACCCCCTTCTACCAGTACACCGGCATCGCACTGGGCAACGGGGCCGACGAGCTCTTCCTGCTCGACACCGACCTGAACACGATCGACGTCGTGGCCTGGGACAACGGCGTGACCTTCCCCGACCCGAATGGCCTGTCGATGCAGTGGAACGAGACCGGCGACAACTCGCTGGGCGTGAACTGGGGCATCGGCGGCCCGATCTTCGGATCGGGTGATTTCGGCACGCCCGGCGCGCCCAACGACGTTTCGACCGCCGTCGACGACTCGCCGTCCCTGGCCACGCTCCTCGGACGCAACTACCCCAACCCCTTCAACCCGAAGACCAGCTTCAGCTTCATGCTGGACCGGGCCGACCACGTCAGCCTGCGAGTCTTCGACATTCGCGGACGCCAGATCCGCTCCATCGTCGACACCGACCTCGGCGCCGGCGACTACGCCAACGTGTACAGCTGGGACGGCCGCGACGAGAGCGGTCGCCCCGTGAACAGCGGCACCTACTTCTACCGTCTGACCACCGGCTCCGGCTACAGTCGGGCCATGAAGATGACGCTGCTGAAGTAG
- a CDS encoding serpin family protein, with the protein MKPLIGLIVLATLAAGSILLAGSRSPEPFTSPEAAASSNAFACDLYRQLRGTDGNLFFSPSSISTALAMTYAGARGGTAREMAATLHLPDSQGAVHGAYAQLLADLAPGAEATHTLRVANRLWGQQGFALLPVFLATARTHYDGGYAPLDFAGDADGSREIINAWVAARTEDKILDLLQPGTVDAQTRLVLTNAVYFYGLWLHAFDPRATADAPFRTASGRDVDAPFMRQVEYLALGEADGLRILELPYDGEELSCYILLPDERDGLAELERRLDAATLDGWLSAPSRRRVRCILPRFRMTSRFELGRTLAGMGMPSAFSGSRADFSGITGDKDLVISEVVHKAFVDVFEEGTEAAAATAVTMKMTSVIQEDPPVEFRADHPFLFVIRHQGTGCILFMGRVADPS; encoded by the coding sequence ATGAAACCCCTCATCGGACTGATCGTCCTGGCGACGCTGGCGGCCGGCTCGATCCTCCTCGCCGGCAGCCGCTCGCCGGAGCCCTTCACGTCCCCCGAAGCGGCCGCGTCCAGCAACGCCTTCGCTTGCGATCTCTACCGCCAATTGCGGGGGACGGACGGCAACCTCTTCTTCTCGCCGTCGAGCATCTCCACCGCCCTGGCCATGACCTACGCCGGCGCCCGCGGCGGCACGGCGCGCGAGATGGCCGCGACGCTGCATCTGCCCGACAGCCAGGGCGCGGTGCACGGCGCTTACGCCCAGCTGCTGGCTGACCTCGCGCCGGGCGCCGAGGCGACGCACACCCTGCGCGTGGCCAACCGCCTCTGGGGGCAGCAGGGATTCGCCCTGTTGCCGGTTTTCCTGGCGACCGCGAGGACTCATTACGACGGCGGCTACGCGCCCCTGGACTTCGCCGGCGACGCGGACGGCTCGCGCGAGATCATCAACGCCTGGGTCGCGGCACGGACCGAGGACAAGATCCTGGACCTGCTGCAGCCCGGCACGGTCGACGCGCAGACGCGACTGGTGCTCACCAACGCCGTCTACTTCTACGGCCTCTGGCTGCACGCCTTCGATCCCCGGGCCACCGCCGACGCGCCGTTCCGCACGGCGTCCGGTCGGGACGTCGACGCGCCCTTCATGCGCCAGGTGGAGTATCTCGCTCTCGGCGAGGCGGACGGGCTGCGCATCCTGGAGCTGCCTTACGACGGCGAGGAGCTGTCCTGCTACATCCTGCTGCCGGACGAGCGCGACGGGCTGGCGGAGCTGGAGCGGCGCCTGGACGCGGCGACCCTCGACGGGTGGCTCTCCGCCCCGTCGCGCCGGCGCGTGCGCTGCATCCTGCCGCGCTTCAGGATGACCTCGCGCTTCGAGCTGGGCCGGACCCTCGCCGGCATGGGCATGCCGTCGGCCTTCAGCGGTTCGCGGGCCGACTTCTCGGGCATCACCGGCGACAAGGACCTGGTGATCAGCGAGGTGGTACACAAGGCGTTCGTGGACGTCTTCGAGGAGGGTACCGAAGCCGCGGCGGCCACGGCCGTCACCATGAAGATGACCAGCGTCATCCAGGAGGATCCGCCGGTGGAGTTCCGCGCCGACCACCCGTTCCTCTTCGTGATCCGCCACCAGGGCACCGGGTGCATCCTGTTCATGGGGCGCGTGGCCGATCCCAGCTGA
- a CDS encoding outer membrane beta-barrel protein codes for MRSMMRPLAVSGLTLLCVAFVLPADARPLRAAGLAEVILEGSAALPFGDLGAEWTEPAGFGAGLGWDVGFRFRQRWPTGWAVSPSFHYVEFGNFLADDAVEGLMDVGAKMYRYGIDVQYFFPSRRNAPQIYLTGGAALVRNKLRIDYLDDDTFYDEGANSVAAAAGLGVRMGSFEISGEYNLNRVRTSSFILGIDDHSWDYAVLRVGIALPSSY; via the coding sequence ATGAGATCGATGATGCGACCGCTGGCCGTCTCGGGGCTGACCCTGTTGTGCGTCGCCTTCGTATTGCCCGCCGACGCCCGCCCCCTGCGGGCTGCCGGTCTGGCCGAGGTGATCCTCGAGGGCAGCGCCGCGCTGCCCTTCGGCGACCTCGGGGCCGAGTGGACCGAACCCGCGGGTTTCGGCGCCGGGCTCGGCTGGGACGTGGGCTTCCGTTTCCGCCAGCGCTGGCCCACCGGCTGGGCGGTCTCGCCGTCGTTCCATTACGTGGAGTTCGGCAACTTCCTGGCCGACGACGCGGTCGAGGGTCTGATGGACGTGGGCGCCAAGATGTACCGCTACGGCATCGACGTGCAGTACTTCTTCCCCTCGCGCCGCAACGCGCCGCAGATCTATCTGACCGGCGGCGCGGCCCTGGTGCGCAACAAGCTGCGGATCGACTACCTGGACGACGACACGTTCTACGACGAGGGAGCGAACTCGGTGGCCGCCGCGGCCGGGCTGGGCGTGCGTATGGGCAGTTTCGAGATCTCGGGGGAATACAACCTCAACCGCGTCCGCACGTCCAGCTTCATCCTGGGAATCGACGATCACAGCTGGGACTATGCGGTCCTGAGGGTCGGCATCGCGCTGCCCAGTTCCTATTGA